The Methanoplanus sp. FWC-SCC4 genome has a window encoding:
- a CDS encoding cation diffusion facilitator family transporter, with product MPAKENSEKRAEENIRLAFFLNLIFTIIEFIGGFYTGSLAIIADAVHDMGDSFSLGLSWIFEHIAKEGRTERYSYGLKRLSLLSALINAVVLIIGSVFILSQAIPRLFVPGEPNAAGMFILAIFGVIINGAAAYRVYGGKSLNEKLVTWHLLEDFFGWMAVLIVSTIMYFWNLPVLDPILSIIITIFIFYNVVRNLKEVLVIFLQGVPREVSVTEVESALNNIQDITDVHDIHIWSLDGEHHIITLHVVIDKNCTFNDINRIKCSVKRTAKRLGIDHATIEIEKEGELCEMTEDEEY from the coding sequence ATGCCGGCTAAGGAAAATTCAGAAAAAAGGGCTGAAGAGAATATACGGCTGGCATTTTTTCTGAATTTAATATTTACAATAATTGAGTTTATCGGTGGTTTTTACACTGGAAGTCTTGCAATTATTGCAGATGCTGTGCATGATATGGGCGACTCTTTCTCTCTTGGGCTTTCCTGGATATTTGAGCACATTGCAAAAGAGGGGAGGACTGAAAGATACTCGTATGGCTTAAAACGCCTTTCTCTTTTATCGGCATTAATTAATGCTGTTGTTTTGATAATTGGTTCTGTTTTTATTTTATCACAGGCAATTCCAAGATTGTTTGTACCCGGAGAGCCGAATGCCGCAGGAATGTTCATTCTTGCAATATTCGGAGTTATAATAAACGGAGCTGCTGCATACAGGGTCTACGGCGGCAAAAGCCTTAATGAAAAGCTTGTAACCTGGCACCTTCTGGAGGATTTTTTTGGATGGATGGCTGTGTTAATAGTAAGTACAATTATGTATTTCTGGAACCTGCCGGTTCTCGACCCGATTTTATCTATAATTATCACGATATTTATTTTTTATAATGTTGTCAGGAATCTCAAAGAAGTGCTGGTAATATTTCTTCAGGGCGTCCCCCGTGAGGTATCTGTGACAGAGGTTGAATCAGCTCTTAATAATATCCAGGATATAACCGATGTTCATGATATTCATATATGGTCACTGGACGGGGAACATCACATAATTACTTTGCATGTGGTAATAGACAAAAACTGCACTTTTAACGATATCAACAGAATAAAATGTTCTGTCAAAAGAACTGCCAAAAGACTTGGAATTGATCATGCGACCATTGAAATTGAAAAAGAAGGAGAATTGTGTGAAATGACTGAAGATGAAGAATATTAG